CTGGTTGTGGCCGGGCGTGAGGTCGCCGACGGCCGAGACGCCCTCGACGCTCGTCCGCCCGTGGTCGTCGACGGCGACCGTGCCGTCGTCGTTCGTCTCGACGCCGAGCTGGTCGGCCAGGTCGCTGTTGTAGTCCGACCCGTACATCGGGAAGCCGCCGCGGTACTCCCGCCGGGTGCCGTCCTCGAACACGAACGCTTCGAGCCAGCCGTCGTCGCCCTTCTCGATGGCGTCGATGTCCTCGTGAATCACGTCGACGGGATGGGCGTCGAGCTGCGTCTGGGTGTCCTCGCTCCACTCGGGGTCGTCGCCGCGCGTGAGCAGGTCCACCTCGTCGGTGAAGTTGAGCATGATCATCGCCACCGTCGCCGCGGCGTCGCCCGTCCCCATCACGAACACCGGCTGGTCGACGAACATGTAGGCGTCGCAGTGGAGACACCAGTGGAGGCCGCGACCCGTGCGCGGGAGCGGAGGTTCGGGGCGCACGTCGTTGAACCCGGTCGCGAGGACGACGTGGTCGGTCACGATGTCGACGTCGCCACCGGTGACGCGGAAGCGACCGTCGTCGGTCCGCTCGACGTCGGAGACGGTATCGCGGACGTACTCCGCGCCGTACCCCTGTATCTGTTCGACGGCCGTCTGGAGGAACTCGTTACCGCTAACGTCCTCGGTGACGCCGATGACGTTGTGCGTGTCGAGCATCATCGCCGCCCGCCCACCGCCGCGGTTGACGACGGCGGTGTCGTGGCCGAGGCGGGTCGTGTAGAGCGCCGTCGTCAGTCCCGCCGGACCGCCACCGATCACCGTCACCTGGTACTCGTCGGTCATGGCGGGACGTTGGGTCGCCGGACACATAACCGATTAGTCGGACGTGCGCTCGGCACGCCGAGGCGTGCCGA
This region of Halomarina salina genomic DNA includes:
- a CDS encoding NAD(P)/FAD-dependent oxidoreductase, with the translated sequence MTDEYQVTVIGGGPAGLTTALYTTRLGHDTAVVNRGGGRAAMMLDTHNVIGVTEDVSGNEFLQTAVEQIQGYGAEYVRDTVSDVERTDDGRFRVTGGDVDIVTDHVVLATGFNDVRPEPPLPRTGRGLHWCLHCDAYMFVDQPVFVMGTGDAAATVAMIMLNFTDEVDLLTRGDDPEWSEDTQTQLDAHPVDVIHEDIDAIEKGDDGWLEAFVFEDGTRREYRGGFPMYGSDYNSDLADQLGVETNDDGTVAVDDHGRTSVEGVSAVGDLTPGHNQIPVAMGEGAKAGIGIHYRLRTFPRSVEEIEAEGEVTTEDVPGISERMREHAREHNADAPAPTASDDD